Below is a window of Populus alba chromosome 2, ASM523922v2, whole genome shotgun sequence DNA.
ATTTCTCTAACCTTAACTTTGATTCACCAACCCCATCCCCAGGATAAAAGAAAACCTTACAAGAAGCCAGATTTGGGTACAGAAACTGAACCGTTCACGAGAGTGCTTGTTGAAAGGCTCTAAACTTTACAGGCTGAAAAccctaaattattttatactttagtTGATTATATTATACATGGGAGAACTAAACGCTATCCCAACCAGTACTTGTGTGATGCTGGCCCATCATATATGTCAGCCAAATAATCCAAGATCCCTTCAGAACAAAATTACAGTTGGATCCCAATTTAACCCCACAAACTTTATCCCCACCGCTCTCTACCCAACACCAGTGGCCCACTCATCATCACCTTTTGATCTGGAGTTTGAAATTTTTGCATCACACTGTTTCCCAGTCCAGGATTTCCCCAAATTGTGGCACCAGGAATAGTTTATCCATATAGTGCTTAGGTAAGACCAAGTAATTCTAGCAAACGCCATTGTCATTTTCCTTCAGAGATATCGGTTCATAAATCCTCTATACGAGCAAAATTCTCTCACTAGTAGCAGCTCAGCAGCCCTAGTTGAACCAAAATGGCTCCTGCCTCTGTCCTTGTCCTTCTCTTCCTTGCAATTCTCAGCCCATTTCCAAACGTTTCTGCTGTTGGTGTGAACTACGGCACTCTTGGAAACAACTTGCCATCACCAAAAAAGGTAGCCCAGCTTCTTCAATCCACACTCATTGACAAGGTGAAGATCTATGACACAAACCCTGAAATCCTCGGGGCATTTTCCAACACCGGAATTGACCTCATCGTAGCAGTCGAAAACTACCACGTGGCAAACATCAGCACTGACACATCAGCTGCCGATGAATGGCTCACCAATCGCGTGATTCCCTTTATTCCTGCCACTTCCATTGTTGCCATTGCTGTTGGTAATGAGTATTTAACAACAGATCCTGATCACTTGAAGCCAAATGCACTTATCCAGGCCATGCAAAACTTGCATGCTGTTTTAGTACAACGCGGACTTGACCGAAAAATCAAGGTCACAACTCCACATAGCATGGCAGTTCTTGCTTCCTCATTCCCTCCTTCAGCTTCAACTTTTGCCACTACACTCATGCCTGTCATGACCTCAATTGTAGGGTTTTTGGCTGACACGGGTGCCCCTTTTATGGTCAATGCTTACCCTTATTTTGCTTACAGGGACAATCCTGGTATGGTTGACCTAGAGTATGCCTTGCTAGGGAATGCAAGCGGGGTTCGTGACCCTAAAGGATATGTGTACAGCAACATGTTAGATGCCCAAGTTGACGCTGTTAGGTCAGCTATTATTGCATTAGGGTTTGGTAATCGGACAGTTGAGATGACCATATCCGAATCCGGGTGGCCATCAAAGGGTGAATCAGGTGATGACGCTGCCACACCAGAAAACGCAAAGACTTACAATACTAGGTTGATTGAACGTGCACAGTCTAATAAAGGGACACCAATGAGTCCTAAAAAGAGCATAGAGATATTTGTGTTTGCTTTGtttaatgagaataaaaaagagGGTGGTGTTAGTGAGAGGAATTTTGGGATGTTTAACGGGGATGGATCTAAGGTGTATGAAGTGGATTTGAGCTGCCAGTTTTGTAGTAGCAATGGAGGGACATTAGGGTTTGGTGAGAAGATGTCAAGTGGAGTAAGAGGTCCTTCAGTTTGGTGTGTGGCTAAACCTCATGCAGATGAGAAGGTGCTTCAAGCTGTGCTCGATTTTTGCTGCGGACCAGGTGGTGTGGATTGCAGAGAGATTTATGAAAGTGGTGATTGTTTTGCACCAGATAAGCTTCATGCACATGCGTCCTATGCCATGAATGTTTATTATCAAATCCACGGGAGAAACTACTGGAATTGTGACTTCAAGGGCACTGGACTTGTTACTTTCAGCGATCCAAGTAAGAATTCAAGAATTTTCCCTTCTCATTTTCCTgctttaaaatgtgttttagtTCTTGTTAAAACCAGTGTTATTAATCGTGCCGGCCCGGCAGGTTAAACCCGTAATTAACCTGTTAAATCGAGATTGCAACTTAGTCAAATATGTCAAAACCTGgttttaactatttttagaaaataatatttttttcaaaacaagattgtttttttaaattgacacTATTTTGGATTGATCTTGTTTAATCATGATTAATTCACCTGATCAAGGTTATTAACTTATTTTACATGTGAATCGggctttaaaataatttttagattagaTTAACAAGAGTTAACTAACCTTactttaataactttgtttgaaactttaatattaaaaaagagttttccaaacaaaattaaaaaaagagtattTGTTATAGATCAGTTGTTCATcaattctctgttttttctgtgAATGGTTCGAGCAGGTTATGGTACCTGCAAATATTCACAGCAATGACTAATCAGGGAGAAATGGCAGGAGCCTTCAAGAGGTTTTTGGCAGCTCTTTCTGTGATTATTAATTCATGTAAAAGCGATGTGAGAGACACCTTGCCTCGGTTACTGCAAAGACTTTATAGAATTAATTCGTTGGTTGCAGCTGGTGGATTAATCGATGGATTTGTTTGAATATTTTGGTGGTTTGTCTGATAAAAAGTGTCTTTTTCTCTGATGAGAACAGAGGGAGGAGCAGCGAGCACATGGCGGCAGGGTCTCATGTCTCCATGATCTAAGGCTTTTCTTCCTGCTTCGGCCTTTGTGGtcaaaaaaactggaaaagctctctctctttcttcggGAAAGAATCTTTTCTGGTTTCCTGCTTTCGAAAATTGGGCCCTTGTAGGGCCCTCTTCTCTTGTTTGAACGTGTGCTTCCATCGAAACCGTTTTCTATCGTGTCAGCTCtcctttttttcaataaaaacattatttaattaattaaataatttttgccattcaaattttaattttataaaaactaagataatatattttttaaaccacaattaaacatattttttataaattttgtttttaatctgtaacctattataatataaatacgCTTATAATTTACAATTCATTGTGttaaataattgtaaaatatcatgttatatTCACTCAATGATATAAATACAagcttttttaattgttttgaaatatcttttcattttatttatttatatgaaattagacgagttttttaaaatgattttgtaaACCCCGGCtaagaaaatcaaatagaaaaggttgacaaaaatactaaattaaaaggatattgaagaccaaataaaataaattgactgatttttttaaaaaacttccaAATGATTGGCCggttgattgtaaataaataagagaaaaaactaaaatttaagttCTCATGAAAACAATTGGTTAGGATtggaaagagagaagaaaattgaaagaaattctttgagaaaaactaaagaattaGACATAAGAGTAAGGGAGGTGAGAATCTAGATGCATTTTCAACAAGAATTTAAAAGGGAAAGAGTTTTTTGCTTGGTGAGGAAGAGAGAAGGATTTGGAAACTCTTGATAGGCAACTCttatgttgttattattattgaaaaccaCCTGATCTTGATAAAAGAGGTGATCACCTTTTTCATTTGGATCTAATCTTATTTAACTTGGGTTTGTAGCTTaacatttatttgtttgaaaatgtgaaCCTGATCAGCTTAGAATCTCAAAATATAATGATGGCCAAGAACAAGATATTAAgtttattgaagaaaataagatGTAAACATTTGATAGGAGTAACTAATCTCTATACAAAGGGTGTTTTTCAGTTGAATGATGGTGGTTACAGCTCTACAGATGGTtagaaaagttatttttatctgCTTGAAAAGGTATATTCGATCAGCCaaaattattgaagaagaaGTTAAACAGTGGTTGAACGATGTATCGTCTAGGTTAAAccttagaaattaaaatttttaatttgagatctaacaaatttcattttagtccttatttttctaattacttTTAATTGCACTTATAATTATCCTTTCAAACTCTTAATTCCATGCAATTTTACCCCTGCAAACTCAATCATCAGCGCCCAAGTTCAGCACCATCTTAATCTTAGTCCTTGGTTTCCAGTTTGTGCATTTAGACCTTTAATTgactatcaaaattttaatttttttcaatttaaccccttgatttgatcaattttaacTTGTGCAATCACACacctttttcaatttggtttttgtttttggatttctttaatcaactctctaattgcccatcaaacttcaatatttatgcaattaagcatctaatttgaaaaaacttaacTCTTTAAAATTGCAAATCGACCTccagactttaatttcttccaattaaaacttaaattgactttaaatatcaatttttcttacaattaagtcttcaataaaactaattaagCCTTCTAAAATTCTCATTGAGTCCTTAATTATccaaatttgtatttctttacctaaataaaaatattttcaccaaatGGGGCATTTGTTAATCAGAATTAAGTTGTTAATTTTGTCAATCTTATACATGTTGGTCCTCTAACTTTTTcacttgttattttgattttttactaCCAACTTGGAACAATTTTTAGGCTTTCTTCAAGTATATCCTTTTGTATTTtggactttatttttatattcttttttcttttcttgattttttatgaggGGTAACAACAATATAGATTTACAAATATCAAGGAAAACATCTATTGCAAGGTGTTAATAAACaaccataattaaaaatattaaagtgcaATCGTTAGAAAATATTAAGTACGTCAAAATCCTAGATGGTGGAATACTTGATTTGTGGAAGTCTTAAGTGGTGGGTTAGTGATCTaagaagttttaaattaatctatataaacTGGTTGACCGCTTGAAAGTATTGAATAGTAAAATTGACTGCTGCCAAATTTAGATAGGTAAATCACTTAATTGTTTAGATTCTTCAAATAAACCACATCGACtaattgaacaataaaattaactattatCCAATTTGATTGTGCAAATTGGTCGAacgatattattattatatagtggTCTTGTCTtcaatgaatttatatttttgatgtataAAACCTTATTAAATAAGAAGGATCCATgttactacaaaaaaaaaaattatatttctactATGAACATATTCTATGATATAAATTTTGGGAATGTTACATacagaatatgttttttttcattcatgaaGATTGTTAAAGTTTACACAACACACACAACATAATACGGACGTAACCATCTCTTCTACATTGTTTTAAAACCTAGACTATACTACAggtcaattcaaaaattaaaaaaaaaatgcaaagaaaaaatttagtttattcagtcaaaaactttgatttataACCCAATCAaaattcttttcacttttttgttttgaatttttctatcataataatatcattttgattttcttgaaaagaaaaatttggggTCGAGCCCTGGTTTTAAACTATTCTCCTTTGTCTGATATTTGAATGCTGATATGTTATGTGTCATATTATGTAATAACAGTTGTTCTGGCAAGAGATTTCACGTGAACTCTTGAATTTGTGGGTTGCTTAGTGAGGCAGGTCGGTTGTCAATTACAAAATGCTGCAAGAATTTCGGTATTTGTGTTGTGCTTGGAAGCATATGAACAGGaccattttttattctttgcctAGGTCAAGATTACAGTGATCAATTATAGGCCCCAAGGGCCTGTCTCCCCCCCCTCCCCTGTTTTGTTTCTTCCTTCTAGCAAAACTCATTTTGCTGAATGTTAAGAGCCTGAAGAGCAGTCTGCGGATTAGATTCGTAACAGTCAAGTTAGTTTCAACGAAATTAGGAGACAAAGTTAAATTAAGTGTAGAGAGAACTCAGCCAACATATAATTATTGATCTGTTAACATTGAAATTCTAACGTTTCCTTTCTTTATGATTTGATACAGGATTTTGGGATAGATATCAGCAATGTAGTGGTTGGTGCCATCTATGTAATATTAGCAAATTTCAGTGAAACCGATCCATGCATTGATGTTGAACTGAAACAGATGGAAAGATTGATAACATTCTGGATTAAGGTCAAACAAATTCAGAATTATGCATTAATGCTCGTGGAACAAAAATCTGTAGAGCTATAGATGAGTATTGAACAAATTGTTTCAAAGTCCACCTCAAACTCAGGACTAAtggtgttgtttttcttttgtttgcaaCTCTAAATCAAGGGGATTTGAGTTGGCCTACTTTTCCTATTTGATCTGAAACTTTCTCAAATCAATCAAGTTATCAGCGGACACCTCTATTTACAAGAGAAATGGGAATCTTCCGAGAAGCTGATTCACAGGTTCTTCTCTCCATAGGAACAAAGGTACCAATATACTCGTTACTAAACTTGTTGAAGAGATGAAATCCTAAACAATGTAGATAATAAACTTACTTTTATACTATCTCCAATATTCACAATGTCATcttaaagcatttttaaaaaagaagaagaagaagaagcagcagcagctttCAAGGTATAAGGTAAGGTactataaaaggataaaaatgttCATTCATAAGCTTCCTTGCTTATGTTGATGTCGCTCCAATCGTCCTTTCTGTTTCTTTCCTCTTGGGATTCCTCAGTGACTCACCGTCCTGATCTTTCCCGGATAATGATCTTTCCAACTTCCTTCTTTTACTCGCATTCTTTGTGGGCTCTTCCTTCTGATCCATTAATGTCAATAGTCTACGGATACACCCAGGACGTGAGGGACATTGACCAGGAGAAGCAGATTCTGCAGGGGCAGCATAAAACAGTCGTATAATCTGCAAGACGTGTATGACGAGTGAAATGAAACAAGCTAGACCACAAAGGAGAAAGAGGCCCCAAAAGCTCCTCAGGTAAAGTTTATCTGCTTCAAGCTCAGAAGTATCCGAACTG
It encodes the following:
- the LOC118042058 gene encoding glucan endo-1,3-beta-glucosidase 12; protein product: MAPASVLVLLFLAILSPFPNVSAVGVNYGTLGNNLPSPKKVAQLLQSTLIDKVKIYDTNPEILGAFSNTGIDLIVAVENYHVANISTDTSAADEWLTNRVIPFIPATSIVAIAVGNEYLTTDPDHLKPNALIQAMQNLHAVLVQRGLDRKIKVTTPHSMAVLASSFPPSASTFATTLMPVMTSIVGFLADTGAPFMVNAYPYFAYRDNPGMVDLEYALLGNASGVRDPKGYVYSNMLDAQVDAVRSAIIALGFGNRTVEMTISESGWPSKGESGDDAATPENAKTYNTRLIERAQSNKGTPMSPKKSIEIFVFALFNENKKEGGVSERNFGMFNGDGSKVYEVDLSCQFCSSNGGTLGFGEKMSSGVRGPSVWCVAKPHADEKVLQAVLDFCCGPGGVDCREIYESGDCFAPDKLHAHASYAMNVYYQIHGRNYWNCDFKGTGLVTFSDPSYGTCKYSQQ